From one Pagrus major chromosome 21, Pma_NU_1.0 genomic stretch:
- the LOC141016774 gene encoding gamma-crystallin N-A-like, with protein MSQYSGKIVFYEGKCFTGRKLEICSDCDNFQDRGFMNRVNSVRVESGAFICFDHPDFKGQQYILEHGEYPEFQRWNAHNDHMGSCRPVRMHGEHYRMELFEADKFSGQCVELCDDCPFLQARGLTKNCVNSLRVYGDGAWVLYEEPNYRGRMYIVERGNYCTYMEWQAENPNIQSVRRVANYF; from the exons ATGTCTCAGTACTCAGGAAAG atcgTGTTCTATGAGGGAAAATGTTTCActgggaggaagctggagatCTGCAGCGACTGTGACAACTTCCAGGACCGCGGCTTCATGAACAGGGTCAACTCTGTCCGTGTGGAGAGCGGCGCCTTCATCTGCTTCGACCATCCTGACTTCAAGGGCCAACAGTACATTCTGGAGCACGGAGAGTACCCCGAATTCCAGCGCTGGAATGCCCATAACGATCACATGGGCTCCTGCAGGCCAGTCAGGAtg CATGGAGAGCACTACAGGATGGAGCTGTTCGAGGCAGACAAATTCAGCGGCCAGTGTGTGGAGCTGTGCGACGACTGTCCGTTCCTGCAGGCTCGAGGCCTGACCAAGAACTGTGTCAACTCCCTCAGGGTTTATGGAGACGGAGC CTGGGTGCTGTACGAGGAGCCTAACTACCGTGGCCGCATGTACATCGTGGAGAGAGGAAACTACTGCACCTACATGGAGTGGCAGGCGGAGAACCCCAACATCCAGTCAGTCCGCAGGGTGGCGAACTACTTCTAA